In a genomic window of Occallatibacter riparius:
- a CDS encoding glycosyl hydrolase 2 galactose-binding domain-containing protein, protein MLAWLSRARLDLCGFGSAVLLALSFTGGRSLPAQAPPVPQEVYGPWSAVILPDGPGLMEPAPGEWGGPSKVSKVPSQVLTGDAKWSLAFWFYATDPANSNGLTLLAGIGDPGAKDARYVAFVDGRMSLWLGRGQDRFVTAGGGVSEGWHFAVATGDGNAVALYEDGKAVASSGYSQGNVAAQLWMGPAGGEHHFGGKIAYLRIYDQVLTPEQVKHMAAEKPNFDTPEYTEASAHWPVQVRAMAGQTEPQDPMTLPRSKVAPQKPVAKALRAADLKSELAGQNPWTIRGGWKLAAVPDVGAAGEEISKAGFAARGWMAATVPGTVLTTMIDRGIYPDPDYGLNNLAIPDKLARQDYWYRVEFPSAKENAGRRMTLTFNGINYAAEVWLNGQRLGDVKGAFIRGSFDVTDELAKSGMNALAVKVSPPPHPGLAQEESIKAGPGDNGGIQMLDGPTFLATEGWDWIPTIRDRNTGIWQDVTLRAEGPVSVGDVNVITTLPKADNSEADIEIEAPLVDTNDKGVEGELTASFDDVKVTKHLRIGPGETVVRLTPAEFPQLKVQNPKLWWPNGYGDPALHHLTVSFAQAGVGIDSEQEVDFGMREVSYELSLLDQTGHMRRVEVLPSRTHDQELPLINGRHEGIRRIDDKTPDEVFPTGTPGWLRDLLMHAWVQTLQPGAEGSASVRAVEGGWPGTDLVIKVNGVRIAARGGNWGMDDTRKRVSVENLEPYFRLHRDAHVNMIRNWMGQNTEDSFYALADKYGLMVWNDFWESTQTYNLETQDPQLFLNNARDTILRYRHHPSIVVWCGRNEGVPQPILNEGLESLARTLDHTRYYTGSSNMVNLRGSGPYQLEPLAMYYRINRGFSVELGIPSVPTLEGIKAFIPEADRWPISDTWAYHDWHQLGNGTVKPFMEAMATEFGAPTSLEDFERKAQMIDYAAHRAIFEGFAAHLWQPNSARMIWMTQSAWPSMEWNFLGHDYDTQSSFYGTQKACEPVHAQLNLEDGSVDLINLNAARSLKVRMRVVGLDGKTLSDETSAVQAAANARTAVAKLDLEKIADGHAVLVKFDVMDENGKPVSDNFYWWAKQESTLQELSKLGDAKLTTKASADSVGGERRVTVKIKNDGAVPAILIKLTLTNAVNGERILPAYYSENYVSILPGEERSVEVEFPQGSEKPALGIRGWNVASGNIAVQ, encoded by the coding sequence ATGCTCGCTTGGCTTTCGCGCGCGCGATTGGATCTTTGCGGTTTTGGCTCTGCGGTTTTGCTGGCGCTCTCATTTACAGGGGGCAGATCTCTGCCAGCGCAGGCGCCGCCTGTGCCGCAGGAGGTGTATGGGCCGTGGAGCGCGGTGATTCTGCCGGATGGTCCGGGGCTGATGGAGCCAGCGCCGGGCGAGTGGGGCGGGCCGTCGAAGGTGTCGAAGGTGCCGAGCCAGGTGCTGACGGGCGATGCGAAGTGGTCGCTGGCGTTCTGGTTCTACGCCACTGACCCGGCGAATTCGAATGGGTTGACGCTGCTGGCGGGTATCGGCGATCCCGGAGCGAAGGACGCGCGGTACGTTGCATTCGTGGATGGGCGGATGAGTTTGTGGCTTGGCCGCGGACAGGATCGCTTTGTCACGGCTGGCGGAGGCGTAAGCGAAGGGTGGCATTTCGCAGTGGCGACGGGAGACGGCAACGCGGTTGCGCTGTACGAGGATGGGAAGGCGGTTGCGTCGTCGGGGTACTCGCAGGGCAACGTTGCGGCGCAACTATGGATGGGGCCGGCGGGAGGCGAGCATCACTTCGGCGGGAAGATTGCGTATTTGCGGATCTACGACCAGGTTCTGACGCCGGAGCAGGTCAAGCACATGGCTGCCGAGAAGCCGAACTTCGACACGCCGGAGTATACGGAGGCTTCAGCGCACTGGCCGGTGCAGGTGCGGGCGATGGCGGGACAGACGGAGCCGCAGGATCCGATGACGCTGCCGCGGAGTAAGGTGGCGCCGCAGAAGCCGGTGGCGAAAGCACTGCGTGCGGCAGATCTGAAGAGCGAGTTGGCTGGGCAAAATCCGTGGACGATTCGCGGAGGCTGGAAGCTGGCGGCAGTTCCGGATGTTGGGGCGGCGGGTGAGGAGATTTCGAAGGCGGGGTTTGCGGCGAGGGGCTGGATGGCGGCCACGGTGCCGGGAACTGTGCTGACCACGATGATTGATCGCGGCATCTATCCGGACCCTGATTATGGATTGAATAACCTGGCTATTCCTGACAAGTTGGCGCGGCAGGATTACTGGTATCGGGTGGAGTTTCCTTCGGCAAAGGAGAACGCGGGCCGGAGGATGACGCTGACGTTCAACGGCATCAACTATGCAGCGGAAGTGTGGTTGAACGGGCAGAGGCTGGGCGATGTGAAGGGCGCGTTTATCCGCGGCAGCTTTGATGTGACCGATGAGCTGGCGAAGAGCGGAATGAATGCACTGGCGGTGAAGGTGAGCCCGCCGCCGCATCCGGGGCTGGCGCAGGAAGAGTCGATCAAGGCAGGGCCGGGCGATAACGGCGGGATCCAGATGCTGGATGGGCCGACGTTTTTAGCGACGGAGGGATGGGACTGGATTCCTACGATTCGCGACCGCAACACGGGTATCTGGCAGGATGTGACGCTGAGAGCCGAAGGCCCGGTGAGCGTAGGCGATGTGAACGTGATCACGACGCTGCCGAAGGCGGATAACAGCGAAGCGGATATTGAGATTGAAGCGCCGCTGGTGGATACGAATGACAAGGGAGTGGAAGGCGAGCTGACGGCGAGCTTCGACGATGTGAAGGTGACGAAGCATCTGCGCATCGGGCCGGGCGAGACGGTGGTGCGGCTCACGCCTGCGGAGTTTCCGCAGTTGAAGGTGCAGAACCCGAAGCTGTGGTGGCCGAATGGATATGGCGATCCGGCGCTGCACCACCTCACGGTTAGCTTCGCGCAGGCGGGTGTGGGGATTGATTCGGAGCAGGAGGTTGATTTTGGAATGCGCGAGGTCAGCTATGAGTTGTCGCTGCTCGATCAGACGGGACACATGCGCCGGGTGGAGGTGCTGCCGAGCCGCACGCATGACCAAGAGTTGCCGCTGATTAACGGGAGACACGAAGGGATTCGGCGGATTGATGACAAGACGCCGGACGAGGTGTTTCCCACGGGCACGCCAGGATGGCTGCGCGATCTGCTGATGCATGCGTGGGTCCAGACACTGCAGCCGGGCGCAGAGGGATCGGCGTCGGTGCGCGCGGTTGAGGGCGGATGGCCGGGAACCGATCTGGTGATCAAGGTGAACGGGGTGCGCATTGCGGCGCGCGGCGGCAACTGGGGCATGGATGACACCCGCAAGCGCGTGAGTGTTGAGAACCTGGAGCCGTACTTCCGGCTGCATCGCGACGCGCATGTGAACATGATTCGCAACTGGATGGGGCAGAACACGGAGGACAGTTTCTACGCGCTGGCCGATAAGTACGGCCTGATGGTGTGGAACGACTTCTGGGAGTCGACGCAGACTTACAATCTCGAGACGCAGGATCCGCAGCTGTTCCTGAACAACGCGCGCGATACGATTCTGCGGTACCGGCATCATCCGTCGATTGTGGTGTGGTGCGGGCGCAATGAAGGTGTGCCGCAGCCGATTTTGAACGAGGGGCTGGAGTCGCTGGCGCGCACGCTGGATCACACGCGTTACTACACGGGCAGTTCGAACATGGTGAATCTGCGCGGGTCGGGGCCATACCAGCTGGAGCCGCTGGCGATGTATTACCGCATTAATCGCGGGTTCAGTGTGGAACTGGGAATTCCTAGTGTGCCGACGCTCGAGGGCATCAAGGCGTTTATTCCTGAGGCGGATCGGTGGCCGATTTCGGATACGTGGGCGTATCACGACTGGCATCAACTGGGGAACGGTACGGTGAAGCCATTCATGGAAGCTATGGCTACGGAGTTCGGCGCACCGACCAGCCTTGAGGACTTCGAACGCAAGGCGCAGATGATTGACTATGCAGCACACCGCGCGATCTTTGAGGGTTTTGCAGCGCATTTGTGGCAGCCGAACTCGGCGCGCATGATCTGGATGACGCAGTCGGCGTGGCCCTCGATGGAGTGGAATTTTCTGGGGCACGACTACGATACGCAGTCGAGCTTTTATGGTACACAGAAGGCATGCGAGCCTGTGCATGCGCAGTTGAATCTGGAAGATGGATCGGTGGATCTGATCAATCTGAATGCGGCGAGGTCGCTGAAGGTGCGGATGCGCGTTGTGGGCCTTGACGGCAAGACGCTGAGTGATGAGACAAGCGCGGTGCAGGCTGCGGCAAATGCGCGCACGGCGGTGGCTAAGCTCGATCTGGAGAAGATTGCGGATGGGCATGCGGTGCTGGTGAAGTTCGATGTGATGGATGAGAACGGCAAGCCGGTGAGCGATAACTTTTACTGGTGGGCAAAGCAGGAGAGCACGCTGCAGGAGTTGAGCAAACTAGGCGATGCGAAGCTGACGACGAAGGCGAGTGCCGATAGCGTGGGCGGCGAGCGGCGGGTGACGGTGAAGATCAAGAATGACGGAGCAGTGCCGGCGATCTTGATCAAGCTGACCCTCACGAATGCGGTCAACGGAGAGCGGATTCTGCCGGCGTATTACAGCGAGAACTATGTTTCGATTCTGCCGGGCGAGGAGCGGTCGGTGGAGGTTGAGTTTCCGCAAGGGAGTGAGAAGCCGGCGCTTGGGATTCGAGGGTGGAATGTCGCGTCGGGCAACATTGCGGTGCAATAA
- a CDS encoding sugar porter family MFS transporter, whose translation MQSGAQVTSLSDDKKLARYNRFLLLVAGLGGLLYGIDVGIVGGAVPYLEATSHLSPGELSIIVAAVLLGSVFSTLFAGILADWMGRKPLMIVSGVAFTVSIPVIALSQSYSALFFGRLLQGMSGGLVGVVIPLYLAECLSADKRGRGTAVFQWMLTLGIFAAAIIGVLVSYHVDSVARIGSADAIFQVKDHAWRSIFWMSMPPGILFVITSFFISESPRWLFRRGKQDQAHAALLRSRTADQAALELREMGDIASEAASKTTSHGRREPLFQRRFILPFLLACVILSCNTATGINSIVGFNTNILISSGLSDVQAHWGYVLFTMMNFLFTTVGMTLVDKKGRKFLFLLGTSGIIVSLSVAALLFMRSEKNRVDVAAAVQPLVTSDQKLTFHMDEQATRSLSVTPTGAQSLWIVYSYGDFTGSTIPVTLGDSASAVDVNRGAALPGGKVQAFFQNPFADLDAARTAPLHIDHAFVQPIPSAANGWLMAICLYLFVAFYATGPGVCVWLALSELMPTRIRSNGMSIALVLNQLVSTTLAAVFLPVVGKHGYSSMFFVFVGCTVVYFLTVLLFLPETKGKTLEEIEKHFETA comes from the coding sequence ATGCAGTCTGGAGCTCAGGTGACATCCCTTTCCGACGATAAGAAGCTGGCACGTTACAACCGTTTTCTACTCCTCGTAGCCGGCCTCGGCGGCCTCCTCTACGGAATCGACGTAGGCATCGTCGGCGGTGCAGTCCCCTATCTCGAAGCCACATCGCACCTCAGCCCAGGCGAGCTCTCCATCATCGTCGCCGCCGTCCTGCTCGGCAGCGTCTTCTCTACGCTCTTCGCCGGCATCCTCGCGGACTGGATGGGCCGCAAGCCCCTCATGATCGTCAGCGGCGTCGCCTTCACCGTCAGCATCCCCGTCATCGCGCTCTCGCAGAGTTACAGCGCCCTCTTCTTCGGCCGACTCCTCCAGGGCATGAGCGGCGGACTCGTCGGCGTCGTCATTCCGCTCTACCTGGCTGAGTGCCTCTCAGCCGACAAGCGTGGCCGCGGCACCGCCGTCTTCCAATGGATGCTCACCCTCGGCATCTTCGCCGCCGCCATCATCGGCGTGCTGGTCAGCTACCATGTCGACTCCGTTGCCCGCATCGGCTCAGCCGACGCGATCTTTCAGGTCAAGGACCACGCCTGGCGCAGCATCTTCTGGATGTCCATGCCGCCCGGGATCCTTTTCGTCATTACCAGCTTCTTCATCTCCGAGTCGCCGCGCTGGCTATTCCGCCGCGGCAAGCAGGACCAGGCGCACGCCGCCCTGCTGCGCTCCCGCACCGCTGACCAGGCCGCTCTCGAACTTCGCGAAATGGGCGACATCGCCTCTGAAGCTGCCTCCAAAACCACCAGCCATGGCCGCCGCGAGCCGCTCTTTCAGCGCCGCTTCATCCTGCCCTTCCTGCTGGCCTGCGTCATCCTTTCCTGCAACACCGCCACCGGCATCAACTCCATCGTCGGATTCAATACCAACATCCTCATCTCCAGCGGACTCTCGGACGTACAGGCGCACTGGGGCTACGTCCTGTTCACCATGATGAACTTTCTGTTCACCACCGTCGGCATGACCCTCGTCGACAAGAAGGGCCGCAAGTTCCTCTTCCTCCTCGGAACCTCCGGCATCATCGTCTCCCTCTCCGTCGCCGCGCTCCTGTTCATGCGCAGCGAGAAGAACCGCGTCGATGTCGCCGCCGCCGTGCAGCCGCTCGTCACTTCCGATCAAAAGCTGACCTTCCACATGGACGAACAGGCCACGCGCAGCCTCAGCGTCACGCCCACCGGCGCACAATCCCTCTGGATCGTCTACTCCTATGGCGACTTCACCGGCAGCACCATCCCCGTCACCCTGGGCGACTCCGCTTCTGCCGTCGACGTCAACCGCGGCGCAGCCCTGCCCGGCGGCAAGGTTCAGGCATTCTTCCAGAACCCCTTCGCCGACCTCGACGCCGCCCGCACCGCACCGCTCCACATCGACCACGCCTTCGTGCAGCCCATACCCAGCGCCGCCAACGGATGGCTCATGGCCATCTGTCTCTACCTGTTCGTTGCGTTCTACGCTACCGGCCCCGGCGTCTGCGTCTGGCTCGCCCTCAGCGAGCTCATGCCCACCCGCATCCGCTCCAACGGCATGAGCATCGCACTGGTCCTCAACCAGCTAGTCTCCACCACGCTCGCCGCCGTCTTCCTGCCCGTGGTCGGCAAGCACGGCTACTCCAGCATGTTCTTTGTCTTCGTGGGATGCACGGTGGTCTACTTCCTGACCGTCCTGCTCTTCCTGCCCGAGACCAAAGGCAAGACCCTAGAAGAAATCGAGAAGCACTTCGAAACCGCGTAA
- a CDS encoding ROK family protein — protein sequence MSASFSTFVLTYDVGGSHVSAGLCSLADLKVVRVAGAPLAGIDTFEAFADLLHNLGSQAAAGEHSIAGASLAVPFPFDTEAGMSLMEHKLTALYRRDLRGALAQRFGWNRDQFRFLNDAGAYLLGEVGAGAVKGAKRAVGLTLGTGIGCAFAIDGAQVTGGPGVPPGGEIWDYPYNDGTVEDLISTRAVKGEYLARTGSDLEVSAIAAAAATDPEAREVFDNFGLHLGQVLRDVIAPFHPQMVVIGGGIARSASLFLPTAEAQIDGLGFHIVQSALWDQAPLVGAAHFWREQTSEARNHAAVSTRI from the coding sequence GTGAGTGCATCATTCAGCACTTTTGTTCTGACCTACGACGTGGGTGGCAGCCACGTGAGTGCGGGGCTGTGCAGCCTCGCTGATCTAAAAGTCGTGCGCGTCGCAGGCGCTCCACTCGCAGGCATCGATACCTTCGAAGCCTTCGCTGACCTCCTGCACAATCTCGGCTCGCAAGCCGCAGCCGGAGAGCACTCCATCGCCGGCGCATCCCTCGCGGTACCCTTCCCGTTCGACACGGAAGCCGGCATGAGCCTCATGGAGCATAAGCTCACCGCGCTCTACCGCCGCGATCTCCGCGGCGCACTCGCCCAGCGCTTCGGTTGGAATCGCGATCAGTTCCGCTTCCTTAATGACGCCGGCGCGTACCTTCTCGGCGAAGTCGGCGCAGGCGCCGTCAAAGGCGCAAAGCGGGCCGTCGGCCTCACTCTTGGCACAGGCATCGGCTGCGCCTTCGCAATCGACGGCGCTCAGGTCACCGGGGGTCCGGGCGTGCCGCCGGGCGGCGAAATCTGGGACTATCCTTACAACGACGGCACCGTTGAAGACCTCATCTCCACCCGCGCGGTCAAAGGCGAATACCTCGCCCGCACGGGCAGCGACCTCGAAGTCTCCGCCATCGCCGCAGCCGCTGCCACCGATCCCGAAGCACGCGAAGTCTTCGACAACTTCGGCCTGCATCTCGGCCAGGTGTTGCGCGACGTAATCGCGCCCTTCCATCCGCAAATGGTCGTCATCGGCGGCGGCATCGCACGTTCCGCCTCACTCTTCCTGCCCACCGCGGAAGCACAAATCGATGGCCTCGGCTTCCACATCGTCCAGTCAGCCCTCTGGGACCAGGCCCCCCTCGTAGGCGCCGCCCACTTCTGGCGTGAACAAACCTCTGAAGCCCGCAACCACGCCGCCGTGTCCACTCGGATTTAG